One segment of Nocardioides sp. QY071 DNA contains the following:
- the sufB gene encoding Fe-S cluster assembly protein SufB — MTSIEELNPELKGIGRYDFGWSDKNDVGANAKRGLNEDVVRDISSKKSEPGWMLDLRLKGLKLFDRKPMPTWGSDLSAIDFDNIKYFVRSTEKQAQSWEDLPEDIKNTYDKLGIPEAEKQRLVAGVAAQYESEVVYHQIREDLEEQGVLFLDTDTALKEHEELFKEYFGTVIPVGDNKFSALNTSVWSGGSFIYVPKGVHVDIPLQAYFRINTENMGQFERTLIIVDEDAYVHYVEGCTAPIYSSDSLHSAVVEIIVKKGGRCRYTTIQNWSNNVYNLVTKRAVCEAGATMEWVDGNIGSKVTMKYPAVYLMGEHAKGETLSIAFAGEGQHQDAGAKMVHAAPHTSSSILSKSVARGGGRTSYRGLIQVNEGAYGSKSNVLCDALLVDQISRSDTYPYVDIREDDVSMGHEASVSKVSDDQLFYLMSRGMEQDEAMAMIVRGFVEPIAKELPMEYALELNRLIELQMEGAVG, encoded by the coding sequence ATGACCTCGATCGAAGAGCTGAACCCCGAGCTCAAGGGGATCGGTCGCTACGACTTCGGCTGGTCCGACAAGAACGACGTCGGTGCCAACGCGAAGCGCGGCCTCAACGAGGACGTCGTACGGGACATCTCCTCGAAGAAGAGCGAGCCGGGCTGGATGCTCGACCTGCGCCTGAAGGGCCTCAAGCTCTTCGACCGCAAGCCGATGCCGACCTGGGGCTCCGACCTCAGCGCGATCGACTTCGACAACATCAAGTACTTCGTGCGGTCCACCGAGAAGCAGGCCCAGAGCTGGGAGGACCTGCCCGAGGACATCAAGAACACCTACGACAAGCTCGGCATCCCGGAGGCGGAGAAGCAGCGCCTGGTCGCCGGCGTCGCCGCGCAGTACGAGTCGGAGGTCGTCTACCACCAGATCCGTGAGGACCTGGAGGAGCAGGGCGTCCTCTTCCTCGACACCGACACCGCGCTGAAGGAGCACGAGGAGCTCTTCAAGGAGTACTTCGGCACCGTCATCCCCGTCGGTGACAACAAGTTCTCCGCGCTCAACACCTCGGTGTGGTCGGGTGGCTCCTTCATCTACGTCCCCAAGGGTGTCCACGTCGACATCCCGCTGCAGGCCTACTTCCGGATCAACACCGAGAACATGGGCCAGTTCGAGCGGACGCTGATCATCGTCGACGAGGACGCCTACGTGCACTACGTCGAGGGCTGCACCGCGCCGATCTACTCGTCGGACTCGCTGCACTCCGCGGTCGTCGAGATCATCGTCAAGAAGGGCGGCCGCTGCCGCTACACGACGATCCAGAACTGGTCGAACAACGTCTACAACCTCGTCACCAAGCGCGCGGTCTGCGAGGCGGGCGCGACGATGGAGTGGGTCGACGGCAACATCGGCTCCAAGGTCACCATGAAGTACCCCGCCGTCTACCTGATGGGCGAGCACGCCAAGGGCGAGACGCTGTCGATCGCGTTCGCCGGCGAGGGCCAGCACCAGGACGCCGGCGCGAAGATGGTCCACGCCGCGCCCCACACGTCCTCCTCGATCCTCAGCAAGTCGGTCGCCCGCGGTGGCGGTCGTACGTCCTACCGCGGCCTGATCCAGGTCAACGAGGGCGCCTACGGGTCGAAGTCCAACGTGCTGTGCGACGCGCTGCTGGTCGACCAGATCAGCCGCTCCGACACCTACCCGTACGTCGACATCCGCGAGGACGACGTGTCGATGGGCCACGAGGCGTCCGTCTCGAAGGTCTCCGACGACCAGCTGTTCTACCTCATGTCGCGTGGCATGGAGCAGGACGAGGCGATGGCGATGATCGTGCGCGGCTTCGTCGAGCCGATCGCCAAGGAGCTCCCCATGGAGTACGCCCTCGAGCTGAACCGACTGATCGAGCTGCAGATGGAAGGTGCCGTCGGCTGA
- a CDS encoding metalloregulator ArsR/SmtB family transcription factor gives MTETDQPTRQRVARAILVNGPSTAAALAERLELTPAAVRRHLDQLLAEGAVDARDPRPVGSRGRGRPAKVFALTERGRDAFDQQYDDLATEALRFLAETGGDDAVRAFAERRASFIEEKFPVVAAANPGASPAQVLALVFSDEGYAAAVRELPVVGEQLCQQHCPVSHVAHEFPQLCEAETEAIGRVLGTHVQRLATIAHGDGVCTTCIPSTQKEQVTP, from the coding sequence ATGACCGAGACCGACCAGCCGACGCGGCAGCGCGTCGCGCGGGCGATCCTGGTCAACGGTCCGTCCACCGCGGCGGCGCTCGCCGAGCGCCTCGAGCTGACGCCCGCGGCCGTGCGGCGCCACCTCGACCAGCTGCTCGCCGAGGGCGCGGTCGACGCCCGCGACCCCCGTCCGGTGGGCTCGCGCGGCCGGGGCCGCCCGGCCAAGGTGTTCGCGCTCACCGAGCGTGGCCGCGACGCCTTCGACCAGCAGTACGACGACCTGGCCACCGAGGCGCTCCGCTTCCTGGCCGAGACCGGCGGCGACGACGCCGTCCGGGCCTTCGCCGAGCGGCGGGCGTCGTTCATCGAGGAGAAGTTCCCGGTCGTCGCCGCCGCCAACCCGGGTGCGTCGCCCGCGCAGGTGCTGGCGCTGGTGTTCTCCGACGAGGGGTACGCCGCCGCCGTGCGCGAGCTGCCGGTCGTGGGGGAGCAACTGTGCCAGCAGCACTGCCCGGTCTCCCACGTCGCCCACGAGTTCCCCCAGCTGTGCGAGGCCGAGACCGAGGCCATCGGCCGGGTCCTCGGCACCCACGTCCAGCGCCTGGCCACCATCGCCCACGGCGACGGGGTGTGCACCACGTGCATCCCCTCAACACAGAAGGAGCAGGTCACGCCATGA
- a CDS encoding ABC transporter ATP-binding protein, protein MPHAADLAVEVDGLVMRYGDTVAVDGLSLTVERGTITAVLGPNGAGKTTTLETCEGYRRAQGGTVRVLGLDPVRQRAELLPRIGVMLQSGGAWSGARAEEMLQHFARLHARPQDVGLLMERLALHECGRTPYRRLSGGQQQRLGLALALIGRPELVFVDEPTAGMDPQIRRAVWDLLEELRADGVTVVLTTHYLEEAERLADRVHILDRGRLVASGTPLELTRGGTVATIRIVVTQPFPPGAPEELVRALGDGTELTVLDPLSLQLSGPADSTTLATVAAWCAAHDVLPESLSLGQRNLEDVFLELTGRESL, encoded by the coding sequence GTGCCTCACGCTGCTGACCTTGCTGTCGAGGTCGACGGACTGGTGATGAGGTACGGCGACACGGTCGCCGTCGACGGCCTGTCGCTCACTGTCGAGCGCGGCACCATCACCGCCGTCCTCGGTCCCAACGGGGCCGGAAAGACCACCACCCTGGAGACCTGCGAGGGCTACCGGCGCGCCCAGGGCGGCACCGTCCGGGTGCTCGGCCTGGACCCGGTGCGCCAGCGGGCCGAGCTGCTGCCGCGGATCGGCGTGATGCTGCAGTCCGGTGGCGCCTGGAGCGGCGCGCGGGCCGAGGAGATGCTCCAGCACTTCGCCCGCCTGCACGCCCGGCCCCAGGACGTGGGCCTGCTGATGGAGCGGCTGGCGCTGCACGAGTGCGGGCGCACGCCGTACCGACGACTCTCGGGTGGCCAGCAGCAGCGGCTGGGCCTGGCCCTCGCCCTGATCGGGCGTCCGGAGCTGGTGTTCGTCGACGAGCCGACCGCCGGCATGGACCCGCAGATCCGGCGAGCCGTGTGGGACCTGCTCGAGGAGCTGCGGGCCGACGGGGTGACCGTCGTGCTGACCACGCACTACCTGGAGGAGGCCGAGCGGCTGGCCGACCGGGTGCACATCTTGGACCGCGGGCGCCTCGTCGCCAGCGGCACCCCGCTCGAGCTGACCCGCGGCGGCACCGTCGCCACGATCCGGATCGTCGTCACCCAGCCCTTCCCTCCGGGTGCGCCCGAGGAGCTGGTCCGCGCGCTGGGCGACGGCACCGAGCTGACCGTGCTCGACCCGCTCAGCCTGCAGCTGTCGGGTCCGGCCGACAGCACCACGCTCGCCACCGTCGCCGCCTGGTGCGCCGCCCACGACGTGCTGCCCGAGTCGCTCTCGCTGGGCCAGCGCAACCTCGAGGACGTGTTCCTCGAGCTGACCGGCAGGGAGTCGCTGTGA
- a CDS encoding metal-sulfur cluster assembly factor, whose amino-acid sequence MTESIDNSDLPEVPEAGGSTNASTNVALADIEEAMKDVVDPELGINVVDLGLVYGMHVDENTNLVLDMTLTSAACPLTDVITDQTNSALEGLVNDVAINWVWMPPWGPDKITPDGREQLRALGFNV is encoded by the coding sequence ATGACCGAGTCCATCGACAACAGCGACCTGCCCGAGGTCCCCGAGGCCGGCGGCTCGACCAACGCCTCGACCAACGTGGCGCTGGCCGACATCGAGGAGGCGATGAAGGACGTCGTCGACCCCGAGCTCGGCATCAACGTCGTCGACCTCGGCCTGGTCTACGGCATGCACGTCGACGAGAACACCAACCTCGTCCTCGACATGACGCTCACCTCCGCGGCCTGCCCGCTGACCGACGTCATCACCGACCAGACCAACTCCGCGCTGGAGGGCCTGGTCAACGACGTCGCCATCAACTGGGTCTGGATGCCGCCGTGGGGTCCCGACAAGATCACCCCCGACGGCCGCGAGCAGCTGCGCGCACTGGGCTTCAACGTCTGA
- the sufD gene encoding Fe-S cluster assembly protein SufD yields the protein MTAEVLEGALEKVESHLHPEGSFDVDAHEVPTGREEIWRFTPLKRLRGVHTDAALDGSSFKVEADLADGVTARTVAAADSRRGSSGFVPLDRISARVWEAASSVYEVEIPEEAVVEGASTIRLTGTGTDHATAAHLLVRAGRFSKATVVVVYSGSATWAENIEVVVEDGADLTFVTVQDWEDDAVHVVSQRARIGRDAALKHVAVTFGGDVVRSDSTADYAGPGGSYEGLGLYFADAGQHIEHRLFVDHTAPRTKSNVVYKGALQGEKAHTVWIGNVLIRKVAEGIETYEENRNLVLSDGCQADSVPNLEIETGEIEGAGHASATARFDDEQLFYLRSRGISEKEAQRLVVHGFFNDLIRKIDVPEIEEKLLTTVEAELAKNVLREVGQ from the coding sequence ATGACTGCCGAAGTTCTCGAAGGTGCTCTCGAGAAGGTCGAGAGCCACCTCCACCCCGAAGGATCCTTCGACGTCGACGCCCACGAGGTGCCGACCGGTCGTGAGGAGATCTGGCGGTTCACGCCGCTCAAGCGGCTGCGCGGGGTCCACACGGACGCCGCGCTGGACGGCTCGTCGTTCAAGGTCGAGGCCGACCTCGCCGACGGCGTGACCGCCCGCACCGTCGCCGCTGCAGACTCGCGGCGCGGCTCGTCCGGCTTCGTCCCGCTCGACCGGATCTCCGCCCGCGTCTGGGAGGCCGCGAGCTCGGTCTACGAGGTCGAGATCCCCGAGGAGGCCGTCGTCGAGGGCGCCTCGACGATCCGGCTCACCGGAACGGGCACCGACCACGCCACGGCCGCGCACCTGCTGGTGCGCGCCGGACGGTTCAGCAAGGCCACCGTGGTGGTCGTCTACTCCGGGTCCGCGACCTGGGCTGAGAACATCGAGGTCGTCGTCGAGGACGGCGCCGACCTGACGTTCGTCACGGTGCAGGACTGGGAGGACGACGCGGTCCACGTCGTCAGCCAGCGTGCCCGGATCGGTCGCGACGCCGCTCTCAAGCACGTCGCCGTCACCTTCGGTGGCGACGTGGTGCGCAGCGACAGCACCGCCGACTACGCCGGACCGGGTGGCTCCTACGAGGGCCTCGGCCTCTACTTCGCCGACGCCGGCCAGCACATCGAGCACCGCCTGTTCGTCGACCACACCGCGCCGCGGACCAAGTCCAACGTGGTCTACAAGGGCGCGCTGCAGGGCGAGAAGGCGCACACCGTGTGGATCGGCAACGTGCTGATCCGCAAGGTCGCCGAGGGCATCGAGACTTACGAGGAGAACCGCAACCTGGTCCTCTCCGACGGCTGCCAGGCCGACTCGGTCCCCAACCTGGAGATCGAGACCGGCGAGATCGAGGGTGCGGGGCACGCCTCCGCGACAGCCCGCTTCGACGACGAGCAGCTGTTCTACCTGCGCTCGCGCGGCATCTCCGAGAAGGAGGCGCAGCGCCTGGTGGTGCACGGGTTCTTCAACGACCTGATCCGCAAGATCGACGTCCCGGAGATCGAGGAGAAGCTCCTCACCACCGTCGAGGCCGAGCTCGCCAAGAACGTGCTGCGCGAGGTCGGGCAGTGA
- a CDS encoding carbon-nitrogen hydrolase family protein: protein MTDTPRADALVVAAWQPDGPLLDVPAALAALDATAAEAAFAGARLLVCPELTLTGYDIAPQAAELAEPAGGPMAAAVAEIARKHGLAIAWSWPERDGEQVHIAAELVDRDGTVLARHRKAHLYGPDEAGAYVPGDGTPAVGEVDGYRVGLLVCYDVEFPEQVRMVALAGADLLACPTALMAPYDAVSTLIVPARAFENQMAVAYANRAGSENDLTYTGLSCVVGPDGVDLARADDRAGLVVGTLTSAALDDARRANTHLADRRPEVYGGLTR from the coding sequence GTGACCGACACCCCCCGTGCCGACGCGCTGGTCGTCGCCGCCTGGCAGCCCGACGGGCCGCTGCTCGACGTACCCGCCGCCCTCGCTGCCCTCGACGCCACTGCCGCCGAGGCCGCCTTCGCGGGCGCCCGCCTGCTCGTGTGCCCCGAGCTGACCCTCACCGGCTACGACATCGCCCCGCAGGCCGCCGAGCTGGCCGAGCCCGCCGGCGGCCCGATGGCGGCCGCCGTCGCGGAGATCGCCCGCAAGCACGGCTTGGCGATCGCATGGAGCTGGCCCGAGCGCGACGGCGAGCAGGTCCACATCGCCGCCGAGCTCGTCGACCGCGACGGCACCGTGCTGGCCCGGCACCGCAAGGCGCACCTCTACGGTCCCGACGAGGCCGGCGCCTACGTCCCCGGCGACGGGACGCCTGCGGTCGGCGAGGTCGACGGGTACCGGGTCGGGCTCCTGGTCTGCTACGACGTCGAGTTCCCCGAGCAGGTGCGGATGGTGGCCCTCGCCGGTGCCGACCTCCTGGCCTGCCCGACCGCCCTGATGGCGCCGTACGACGCGGTCAGCACGCTGATCGTCCCGGCCCGTGCCTTCGAGAACCAGATGGCCGTGGCCTACGCGAACCGGGCCGGCTCCGAGAACGACCTGACCTACACCGGGCTGAGCTGCGTCGTCGGCCCCGACGGCGTCGACCTCGCCCGCGCGGACGACCGGGCCGGCCTCGTGGTCGGCACCCTCACCTCCGCCGCGCTCGACGACGCGCGCCGCGCCAACACCCACCTGGCCGACCGCCGGCCCGAGGTCTACGGAGGCCTGACCCGATGA
- a CDS encoding non-heme iron oxygenase ferredoxin subunit: MSFERACSLADVPADEALAVTVDRYDVAIARDGDEVFALQDLCSHAAVQLSEGEVADCTIECWLHGSTFDLRTGKPTSLPATEPVATFPVEVRDGDIYVDVTTTLNGVTPA, encoded by the coding sequence GTGAGCTTCGAACGCGCCTGCTCGCTGGCCGACGTACCGGCCGACGAGGCCCTCGCGGTCACCGTCGACCGCTACGACGTCGCCATCGCCCGCGACGGCGACGAGGTCTTCGCCCTGCAGGACCTGTGCTCGCACGCGGCCGTCCAGCTGAGCGAGGGCGAGGTCGCCGACTGCACCATCGAGTGCTGGCTGCACGGGTCGACCTTCGACCTGCGCACCGGCAAGCCCACCAGCCTCCCGGCGACCGAACCGGTCGCCACCTTCCCTGTCGAAGTGCGTGACGGCGACATCTACGTCGACGTCACCACGACCCTGAACGGAGTCACCCCCGCATGA
- a CDS encoding Lrp/AsnC family transcriptional regulator, which produces MTRMQLDQLDRLIVGALLEDGRATFAQIGHRVGLSAPAVKRRVDRLVASGAITGFTVRVDPAVVGWSTEGYVSIYCQGSTTPAEILAAVDHVPEVVSASTVTGEADAILHIHASDIRHFEQVVERIAGEPFVARTRSELVLSPLVRREQGSLPD; this is translated from the coding sequence ATGACCCGCATGCAGCTCGACCAGCTCGACCGCCTGATCGTCGGCGCCCTCTTGGAGGACGGCCGCGCCACGTTCGCGCAGATCGGGCACCGGGTCGGGCTGTCCGCGCCTGCCGTCAAGCGGCGGGTGGACCGCCTGGTGGCGTCCGGCGCGATCACCGGCTTCACCGTGCGGGTCGACCCGGCGGTGGTCGGCTGGTCGACCGAGGGCTACGTGTCGATCTACTGCCAGGGCTCGACGACGCCGGCGGAGATCCTGGCCGCGGTGGACCACGTGCCCGAGGTGGTCTCCGCGTCGACGGTCACCGGGGAGGCGGACGCGATCCTGCACATCCACGCCTCCGACATCCGGCACTTCGAGCAGGTGGTGGAGCGGATCGCCGGCGAGCCGTTCGTGGCCCGCACCAGGAGCGAGCTGGTGCTCTCGCCGCTGGTACGACGCGAGCAGGGCAGCCTTCCCGACTGA
- the sufC gene encoding Fe-S cluster assembly ATPase SufC, translated as MSTLEIKNLQVSVDTEDGAKEILKGVTLTVKDGETHAIMGPNGSGKSTTAYSIAGHPKYTITGGEVLLDGENVLEMTVDERARAGLFLAMQYPVEVPGVSMSNFLRTAKTAVDGEAPKLRTWVKDVNGALDRMKLDTAFSSRSVNEGFSGGEKKRAEIAQLDLLDPKFAILDEIDSGLDIDALKVVSDGINDYAGREGKGLLLITHYTRILRYVKPDVVHVFVDGRIAESGGPELADELEANGYEKYVGIQAAGV; from the coding sequence ATGAGCACCCTCGAGATCAAGAACCTGCAGGTGTCCGTGGACACCGAGGACGGCGCCAAGGAGATCCTCAAGGGCGTCACGCTGACCGTCAAGGACGGCGAGACCCACGCGATCATGGGCCCCAACGGCTCGGGCAAGTCGACCACGGCGTACTCCATCGCGGGCCACCCGAAGTACACGATCACCGGCGGTGAGGTGCTCCTCGACGGCGAGAACGTGCTCGAGATGACCGTCGACGAGCGCGCCCGCGCCGGCCTGTTCCTGGCGATGCAGTACCCCGTCGAGGTCCCCGGCGTCTCCATGTCGAACTTCCTGCGCACCGCCAAGACCGCCGTCGACGGCGAGGCGCCCAAGCTGCGCACCTGGGTCAAGGACGTCAACGGCGCCCTCGACCGGATGAAGCTCGACACCGCGTTCTCCAGCCGCTCGGTCAACGAGGGCTTCTCCGGTGGTGAGAAGAAGCGCGCCGAGATCGCCCAGCTCGACCTGCTCGACCCGAAGTTCGCGATCCTCGACGAGATCGACTCCGGCCTCGACATCGACGCGCTCAAGGTCGTCTCCGACGGCATCAACGACTACGCCGGCCGCGAGGGCAAGGGCCTGCTGCTGATCACGCACTACACGCGGATCCTGCGGTACGTGAAGCCGGACGTCGTGCACGTCTTCGTCGACGGCCGGATCGCCGAGTCGGGCGGACCGGAGCTGGCCGACGAGCTCGAGGCCAACGGCTACGAGAAGTACGTCGGCATCCAGGCAGCCGGGGTCTGA
- a CDS encoding NAD(P)/FAD-dependent oxidoreductase, with the protein MTTGQTTPDPAHTVPAPVTMLGPDFPFGYDEHLAHPDGLGSVPAENHGREVAIIGGGLSGMVTAYELMRLGLRPVVYEADRIGGRLRSQPFGGPHGPVAELGGMRFPLSSRALFHYIDHLGLRTSPFPNPLSEATPSTVVELGGESFYARGYDDLPAFLKDVADAWHEALGEIGFADAQRAIAGRDVPRLKELWNELVLSLDEETFSGFLANSKAFGSRSFRHREVFGQVGFGTGGWDTDFPNSMLEILRVIFTNADEDHQMIHGGAQQLPVGLWQDTPECAHWPAGTSLESLHGGSPLPGVARIARDGSDDGRFEVTDRWGSTRSYDAVVVTCQVWLLSARIDVDESLFSPDLWMAMERTHYMQSSKTFVRVDRPFWKDVDPATGRDVMSMTLTDRLNRATYLLEDDGAASICLSYTWNDDALKWLALPVEERVRLQLHSLRKIYPDVDIASHIVGDPITVSWESDPNFMGAFKANLPGHYRYQRRLFSHFVQDDLPAHRRGIFLAGDDISWTAGWAEGAVTTALNAVWGVVRHFGGGSAPGNPGPGDRFADLAPVALPDGL; encoded by the coding sequence ATGACGACCGGACAGACCACGCCCGACCCGGCCCACACCGTCCCGGCGCCGGTGACGATGCTCGGCCCCGACTTCCCGTTCGGGTACGACGAGCACCTGGCCCACCCCGACGGCCTCGGCTCGGTCCCCGCCGAGAACCACGGCCGCGAGGTCGCGATCATCGGTGGCGGCCTCTCGGGCATGGTCACCGCCTACGAGCTGATGCGCCTGGGCCTCAGGCCGGTCGTCTACGAGGCCGACCGGATCGGTGGGCGGCTGCGCTCGCAGCCGTTCGGCGGTCCGCACGGACCCGTCGCCGAGCTCGGCGGGATGCGCTTCCCACTCTCCTCGCGGGCCCTGTTCCACTACATCGACCACCTCGGTCTGCGCACCTCGCCGTTCCCGAACCCGCTGTCCGAGGCGACCCCGAGCACGGTCGTCGAGCTGGGCGGCGAGTCCTTCTACGCCCGCGGGTACGACGACCTGCCGGCCTTCCTCAAGGACGTCGCCGACGCGTGGCACGAAGCCCTCGGCGAGATCGGCTTCGCCGACGCCCAGCGCGCGATCGCCGGGCGCGACGTGCCCCGGCTCAAGGAGCTGTGGAACGAGCTGGTCCTCAGCCTCGACGAGGAGACCTTCTCCGGCTTCCTCGCCAACTCCAAGGCGTTCGGCTCGCGCAGCTTCCGGCACCGCGAGGTGTTCGGCCAGGTCGGCTTCGGCACCGGCGGCTGGGACACCGACTTCCCGAACTCGATGCTCGAGATCCTCCGGGTGATCTTCACCAACGCCGACGAGGACCACCAGATGATCCACGGCGGCGCCCAGCAGCTGCCCGTCGGGCTGTGGCAGGACACGCCGGAGTGCGCGCACTGGCCGGCCGGTACCTCGCTGGAGAGCCTGCACGGCGGCTCCCCGCTGCCCGGGGTGGCCCGGATCGCCCGTGACGGGTCCGACGACGGGCGGTTCGAGGTCACCGACCGCTGGGGCAGCACCCGCTCCTACGACGCCGTGGTGGTCACCTGCCAGGTCTGGCTGCTGTCCGCGCGGATCGACGTCGACGAGTCGCTCTTCTCCCCCGACCTGTGGATGGCGATGGAGCGCACCCACTACATGCAGTCGTCGAAGACGTTCGTGCGCGTGGACCGGCCGTTCTGGAAGGACGTCGACCCGGCCACCGGGCGCGACGTGATGAGCATGACGCTCACCGACCGGCTGAACCGGGCGACGTACCTCCTCGAGGACGACGGCGCCGCCTCGATCTGCCTGTCCTACACGTGGAACGACGACGCGCTGAAGTGGCTGGCGCTGCCGGTCGAGGAGCGGGTGCGGCTCCAGCTGCACTCGCTGCGCAAGATCTATCCCGACGTCGACATCGCCTCGCACATCGTCGGCGACCCGATCACCGTGTCGTGGGAGTCCGACCCCAACTTCATGGGCGCGTTCAAGGCCAACCTGCCCGGCCACTACCGCTACCAACGGCGGCTGTTCTCGCACTTCGTGCAGGACGACCTGCCCGCCCACCGGCGCGGCATCTTCCTCGCCGGCGACGACATCTCCTGGACCGCCGGCTGGGCCGAGGGCGCGGTCACCACCGCCCTCAACGCGGTGTGGGGTGTCGTGCGTCACTTCGGCGGAGGCAGCGCCCCGGGCAACCCCGGTCCGGGTGACAGGTTCGCCGACCTCGCACCCGTGGCCCTGCCGGACGGGCTCTGA
- a CDS encoding cysteine desulfurase produces the protein MTLEGLLPELAVIRKDFPILERTLAGGLPLVYLDSANTSQKPQVVIDTMVDHLERHNANIARAMHQLGAESTEAFEAARDKVAAFIGAPDRDEVIFTKNASEALNLAANTLAWTGPRQVGAGDEVVITEMEHHSNIVPWQLLTQRTGATLRWFGLTDDGQLDLSGIDELINEHTKVVSFTWVSNMLGTINPVAELTRRAHAVGAIVVVDASQAAPQLPIDLAAMPVEERPDLVAFTGHKVVGPTGIGVLWGSRAVLDELPPFLGGGEMIETVRMEGSTYAGIPHKFEAGTPPIVEAIGLGAAVDYLGHIGLDAIHAHEQAITGYALEGLQSVKGLTVLGPLDAAQRGGAISFELDGVHPHDIAQVLDSRGVAVRAGHHCAKPAHARFGVQASTRMSSYLYTEPREIDALVEALEYTRSYFKLD, from the coding sequence ATGACCCTGGAGGGGCTCCTCCCGGAGCTGGCGGTCATCCGCAAGGACTTCCCGATCCTCGAGCGCACGCTCGCGGGCGGGCTGCCGCTGGTCTACCTCGACAGCGCCAACACCTCGCAGAAGCCGCAGGTGGTCATCGACACGATGGTCGACCACCTCGAGCGCCACAACGCCAACATCGCCCGCGCCATGCACCAGCTCGGCGCGGAGTCGACCGAGGCCTTCGAGGCCGCGCGCGACAAGGTGGCGGCGTTCATCGGTGCGCCCGACCGCGACGAGGTGATCTTCACCAAGAACGCCTCCGAGGCGCTCAACCTGGCCGCCAACACGCTGGCCTGGACGGGCCCGCGGCAGGTCGGTGCGGGCGACGAGGTGGTCATCACCGAGATGGAGCACCACTCCAACATCGTGCCGTGGCAGCTGCTCACCCAGCGCACCGGCGCGACGCTGCGCTGGTTCGGGCTCACCGACGACGGACAGCTCGACCTGTCGGGCATCGACGAGCTGATCAACGAGCACACCAAGGTCGTCTCGTTCACCTGGGTGTCCAACATGCTGGGCACGATCAACCCGGTCGCCGAGCTCACCCGCCGCGCGCACGCGGTCGGCGCCATCGTCGTCGTCGACGCGTCGCAGGCCGCGCCGCAGCTGCCGATCGACCTGGCCGCGATGCCGGTCGAGGAGCGCCCCGACCTGGTCGCCTTCACCGGCCACAAGGTCGTCGGACCGACCGGCATCGGCGTGCTCTGGGGCTCGCGTGCGGTGCTCGACGAGCTGCCGCCGTTCCTCGGTGGCGGCGAGATGATCGAGACCGTGCGGATGGAGGGCTCGACGTACGCCGGCATCCCGCACAAGTTCGAGGCCGGCACCCCGCCCATCGTCGAGGCGATCGGTCTCGGCGCCGCGGTCGACTACCTCGGCCACATCGGGCTCGACGCGATCCACGCCCACGAGCAGGCGATCACCGGCTACGCCCTCGAGGGCCTGCAGTCGGTCAAGGGCCTGACCGTGCTCGGCCCGCTCGACGCCGCCCAGCGCGGCGGTGCGATCTCCTTCGAGCTCGACGGCGTGCACCCGCACGACATCGCGCAGGTGCTCGACAGCCGCGGCGTCGCCGTACGCGCCGGCCACCACTGCGCCAAGCCGGCCCACGCCCGCTTCGGTGTGCAGGCCTCGACGCGGATGTCGTCGTACCTCTACACGGAGCCGCGCGAGATCGACGCCCTGGTCGAGGCGCTGGAATACACCCGCTCCTACTTCAAGTTGGACTGA
- the sufU gene encoding Fe-S cluster assembly sulfur transfer protein SufU, producing MTAQDLDALYQEIILDHYKNPHGKGLREHADHTAEVHHVNPTCGDEVTLRVHLADGVVDDVSYDALGCSISQASASVLHDLVVGKSVDEAMAIHQEFLTLMQGKGAVEPDEDVLEDGIAFAGVAKFPARVKCALLSWMAWKDATAQVVAGDGDNS from the coding sequence ATGACAGCGCAGGATCTGGACGCCCTGTACCAGGAGATCATCCTGGACCACTACAAGAACCCCCACGGCAAGGGGCTTCGTGAGCACGCCGACCACACGGCCGAGGTGCACCACGTCAACCCGACCTGTGGCGACGAGGTGACCCTGCGGGTCCACCTGGCCGACGGGGTCGTCGACGACGTGTCGTACGACGCCCTCGGCTGCTCGATCTCGCAGGCCTCGGCCTCGGTGCTCCACGACCTGGTCGTGGGCAAGAGCGTCGACGAGGCGATGGCGATCCACCAGGAGTTCCTGACCCTGATGCAGGGCAAGGGCGCGGTGGAGCCCGACGAGGACGTGCTCGAGGACGGGATCGCGTTCGCCGGTGTGGCGAAGTTCCCGGCCCGCGTGAAGTGTGCCCTGCTGTCGTGGATGGCGTGGAAGGACGCGACGGCCCAGGTCGTCGCAGGAGACGGAGACAACTCATGA